One window of Neptuniibacter halophilus genomic DNA carries:
- a CDS encoding cytidylyltransferase domain-containing protein, with product MNIAIIPARGGSKRLKRKNIRDIAGKPLMCWTIESAISSNIFDHIIVSTDCTSIQKVASAYDVICDHLRPEELATDESSTFDVVRYEINRLEARINSKIETVTILQPTSPLRSAEDICRAKKIYDLDNVDSVISVCEAEHPLEYYNYLPFDKSMKGFFCDDKGLRSQDFKIAYRLNGAIYMFKRDLAYSDTGIYTEGSKAYLMSHYDSVDIDTQFDFDFAECLLSKRSVSGI from the coding sequence ATGAATATTGCTATTATCCCTGCAAGGGGAGGAAGCAAACGATTAAAAAGAAAAAACATACGCGATATAGCTGGTAAGCCATTAATGTGCTGGACAATAGAAAGTGCAATTTCCTCCAATATCTTTGATCATATAATTGTAAGTACAGATTGTACATCTATACAGAAAGTAGCTAGTGCGTACGATGTGATATGTGATCATTTACGGCCGGAAGAATTAGCGACAGATGAAAGTAGTACTTTCGATGTTGTTCGCTATGAAATTAATAGGCTAGAGGCTCGGATTAATAGCAAGATTGAAACAGTAACTATATTACAGCCTACATCTCCATTGAGAAGTGCGGAAGATATATGTCGAGCTAAGAAAATATATGATCTAGATAATGTGGATAGTGTTATATCTGTCTGTGAAGCAGAGCATCCACTTGAATATTATAATTATCTTCCATTCGACAAATCTATGAAAGGTTTTTTTTGTGATGATAAAGGTTTGAGATCGCAAGATTTTAAGATCGCATATAGACTAAATGGAGCTATCTATATGTTTAAGCGAGATTTGGCATATAGTGATACAGGGATTTATACTGAAGGATCAAAAGCTTACCTTATGTCTCATTATGATTCCGTAGATATAGATACTCAGTTTGACTTTGATTTCGCAGAGTGCTTGCTCAGTAAACGCTCTGTAAGTGGAATTTAA
- a CDS encoding Gfo/Idh/MocA family protein, with translation MVLLIGAGNMAREYAKVLVALSVNFTVVGRGECSAKKFEDDTGFQPYIGGLERFVKSNDVSSFEMAINTAPIEELAGTTSILIENNIKKILVEKPVALTESELDRMVSATKRQNAKVFVAYNRRFYSSVLAAKKIIERDGGVSSFNFEFTEWAHVISGLNKPEQVKSRWFLANSTHVTDLAFHLGGRPAVIKCFNNGAGELPWHTNASNFAGAGISTGGALFTYQANWTAPGRWALEILTKKNRIYFRPLEKLSVQKIGEIAVNEVPIADEDDKLFKPGIYQMVKDFIKENSSCCSLDEHIENNKYYFKISGY, from the coding sequence ATGGTATTACTGATAGGTGCGGGTAATATGGCTCGTGAATATGCGAAAGTTCTGGTTGCGCTGAGTGTTAATTTCACGGTCGTGGGGCGCGGTGAATGTTCGGCAAAGAAGTTCGAAGATGATACTGGTTTTCAACCATACATTGGGGGGCTAGAAAGGTTTGTTAAATCTAATGATGTATCATCATTTGAAATGGCTATAAATACAGCTCCAATTGAAGAACTTGCCGGTACTACATCTATTCTTATTGAAAATAATATTAAAAAAATACTTGTTGAGAAACCTGTAGCACTTACAGAATCTGAGTTGGATCGGATGGTTAGTGCTACGAAAAGACAGAATGCGAAAGTTTTTGTTGCATACAATCGTAGGTTTTATAGTTCAGTTTTGGCGGCAAAAAAAATTATAGAAAGAGATGGTGGTGTTAGCTCATTTAATTTTGAATTTACAGAGTGGGCTCATGTTATATCAGGGCTTAATAAACCTGAACAAGTAAAGTCCCGCTGGTTTTTAGCTAATTCAACACATGTCACAGATCTGGCATTTCACCTAGGTGGTCGACCTGCCGTGATAAAATGCTTTAACAATGGAGCGGGAGAATTGCCTTGGCACACTAATGCTTCGAATTTTGCAGGTGCTGGAATATCAACAGGAGGGGCGCTGTTTACATATCAAGCTAACTGGACCGCTCCAGGGCGCTGGGCGTTGGAAATTCTTACTAAAAAGAATCGGATCTATTTTAGACCACTTGAAAAACTGAGCGTGCAGAAAATTGGTGAAATTGCGGTTAATGAAGTGCCAATCGCAGATGAGGACGATAAATTGTTCAAACCTGGGATATATCAAATGGTAAAGGATTTTATCAAAGAAAACTCAAGTTGCTGTAGTCTAGACGAGCACATAGAAAATAATAAATACTATTTCAAAATTTCGGGATATTAA
- a CDS encoding ABC transporter ATP-binding protein — protein sequence MLANVKDVLGVLNYSQKLRIGALQLLLLLTATLELFGLAAVAPYMAVVSNPEMINSNALLHEIKRILQVDSQNNFLIVLGVIVLLLVFVGNVFSIVGGWLVAKHSQIIGKEISVNLYDSYLSRDYLFHVVNNSSDLMGKIAQEANRVTFHVIYPLLQINSRAITVFLIVLGLMIIDIYLAIIAFSAFTLSYAVIYQIVKLALEKNGKVITAATKIRYSAMNEGFGGIKELKLMHKEHYYSSIFDKASTDLAEVYVKNSVLSLAPRYILEVLVFGCILSATLYLLIKEGGFIEAFPTLALYAVAAFKLLPAFQGIYSNIASVRSNISALHNIEGELKGGITLESALVVNPPEVSIEPGQDIRLRNVEFKYPGANKSTINNLNLSIKGGSIVGFCGSSGSGKTTVVDIILGLISPDQGKLYVGNNEVVEDNKRCWQKHLSYVPQNIFLADVSVAENIAFGDKNSINYELLDEVTSSVGLKQLINDLPNGINTIVGENGAQLSGGQKQRIGIARALYNDSSVIIFDEATSALDNISEAEVMTAILKVASNKTVIMVAHRLTTLKSCDNIFVFDKGRIVDDGTYGELISREGVFREMSLQ from the coding sequence GTGCTAGCTAATGTCAAGGATGTTCTTGGTGTATTGAATTATTCTCAGAAGTTGAGGATAGGGGCGTTGCAATTGCTGTTGCTCCTAACCGCGACCCTGGAGTTATTCGGCCTTGCTGCTGTAGCGCCATATATGGCAGTAGTATCAAACCCTGAAATGATAAATTCAAACGCACTGTTGCATGAAATTAAGCGTATATTACAAGTTGATAGTCAAAACAATTTTTTAATCGTATTGGGTGTCATAGTTTTGCTTTTGGTGTTTGTCGGTAATGTATTTTCTATTGTCGGTGGTTGGTTAGTGGCTAAGCATAGCCAGATTATAGGAAAAGAAATTTCTGTAAATCTTTATGACTCATATCTTAGCAGAGACTATTTGTTTCATGTTGTGAATAATAGCTCAGATCTGATGGGTAAAATTGCACAGGAAGCTAATCGTGTTACTTTTCATGTTATATATCCCTTGTTGCAAATTAATTCAAGAGCGATAACTGTCTTTTTGATTGTGTTGGGCTTGATGATTATTGATATATATTTAGCAATCATTGCTTTTAGTGCCTTTACATTGTCATATGCTGTGATCTATCAAATCGTAAAGCTGGCACTTGAAAAAAATGGTAAGGTGATAACTGCTGCAACGAAGATTAGATATTCGGCTATGAATGAGGGTTTCGGTGGTATTAAAGAACTTAAGTTGATGCATAAGGAACACTACTACTCATCAATATTTGATAAGGCTTCAACTGATTTAGCTGAAGTATATGTTAAAAATTCAGTTCTTTCATTGGCGCCACGATATATACTCGAAGTTTTAGTTTTTGGTTGTATATTGAGCGCAACACTATATTTGTTGATAAAGGAGGGCGGGTTTATTGAAGCCTTCCCTACGTTGGCTTTATATGCCGTTGCAGCATTTAAATTACTTCCAGCTTTTCAGGGTATTTATTCTAATATTGCGAGTGTAAGGTCGAATATATCTGCACTACACAATATTGAGGGTGAGCTTAAAGGTGGTATAACTCTTGAAAGTGCCCTGGTCGTGAATCCACCCGAAGTCTCGATAGAACCTGGGCAGGATATCCGGCTTAGAAATGTTGAATTCAAGTACCCTGGTGCTAATAAATCAACAATCAATAATCTTAATCTTAGTATTAAAGGTGGTTCCATTGTCGGTTTCTGTGGTTCTTCTGGCTCTGGAAAAACAACTGTTGTTGATATTATTTTAGGTCTTATTTCACCTGATCAGGGTAAGCTGTATGTTGGTAATAATGAGGTTGTAGAGGATAATAAGCGGTGTTGGCAGAAGCACCTTTCTTACGTTCCTCAAAATATTTTTCTGGCTGATGTTTCTGTTGCCGAAAACATTGCATTTGGCGACAAAAATAGTATTAACTATGAATTATTAGATGAAGTTACATCTTCTGTCGGGTTAAAGCAGCTAATCAATGACCTTCCTAATGGCATAAATACGATTGTTGGTGAAAATGGTGCCCAGTTAAGTGGTGGACAGAAGCAAAGAATAGGAATCGCAAGGGCGCTGTATAATGATTCATCTGTAATAATTTTTGACGAGGCAACCAGTGCTTTAGATAATATTTCTGAAGCTGAGGTTATGACGGCTATATTGAAAGTTGCTAGTAATAAGACCGTGATCATGGTTGCTCATAGACTTACTACGCTTAAATCATGTGATAATATATTTGTTTTTGATAAAGGAAGGATCGTAGATGATGGCACATATGGAGAATTGATTAGTAGAGAGGGCGTTTTCAGAGAAATGAGTCTTCAATGA
- a CDS encoding methionyl-tRNA formyltransferase has protein sequence MKIGFIGCVQSSHRALKALLSLTDDSIEVVAVVTKSRSAVNSDFVDLAPLCIENGIPYHYEDSKAKGKSLAFLSGYDPDVIFCFGWSQLLDDKMLTLAPMGAIGFHPAPLPLGRGRHPIIWAIALGLDKTASTFFKMDSGADSGPILSQAFVEIGKQDNAASLYNKIMEVSDKQIIDFTHRLAHGDAQFIPQDHNKATYWRKRSREDGLIDWRMPAVDIHNLVRALCPPYPGAEYSFNGKYHKLLKTSVGESDGIRAIEPGKVIAATKNSVLIKCGGNSSLWMHDLELSQVPAVGDVL, from the coding sequence ATGAAAATTGGATTTATTGGTTGTGTTCAATCAAGTCACAGAGCTCTGAAAGCGTTGCTTTCGCTTACTGACGATAGTATTGAAGTGGTTGCGGTTGTTACAAAGTCACGCTCAGCTGTTAATTCTGACTTTGTGGATTTAGCGCCTTTATGTATCGAAAATGGTATTCCGTACCATTATGAAGATTCAAAGGCTAAAGGAAAAAGTTTAGCCTTCTTAAGCGGTTATGATCCTGATGTGATTTTCTGCTTCGGGTGGAGTCAGTTATTGGATGACAAAATGCTAACACTGGCCCCAATGGGGGCGATTGGGTTTCATCCCGCCCCTCTACCGTTGGGCAGAGGGAGACATCCTATTATTTGGGCAATTGCTTTGGGGCTTGATAAAACAGCTTCGACATTTTTTAAAATGGATTCAGGTGCTGATTCTGGGCCGATTCTTAGTCAGGCTTTTGTTGAAATTGGTAAACAGGATAACGCTGCTTCTTTGTACAATAAAATCATGGAAGTAAGTGATAAGCAAATCATAGACTTTACTCATAGGTTGGCGCATGGTGACGCCCAATTTATACCCCAGGATCACAATAAGGCAACATACTGGAGAAAGCGCTCCCGAGAAGATGGACTAATTGATTGGCGGATGCCTGCAGTGGATATCCATAATTTGGTAAGGGCCCTTTGTCCTCCATACCCAGGAGCGGAGTACAGCTTTAACGGTAAGTATCACAAACTTTTGAAAACGAGCGTTGGTGAAAGTGATGGAATTCGGGCTATAGAGCCGGGTAAAGTCATTGCTGCTACCAAAAACTCTGTTCTAATAAAGTGCGGGGGGAATAGTTCATTATGGATGCATGACCTTGAGTTAAGTCAGGTTCCGGCTGTTGGAGATGTTTTATGA
- a CDS encoding Gfo/Idh/MocA family oxidoreductase, whose protein sequence is MNILIVGVGQLGSRHLQALSKLDNRHNIYIVDTCKQAIKVAIGRYSEVAGEKSANLHVSETMKDLEGIKVEVAIIATSAAVRLEVIKILIKYVDVKNLVLEKVLFQSTEQLYEAQQLIKTKGIKSWVNCPRRMYSLYKGLHDELSGCRSIEVTGVNWGLACNIIHFIDLWHYFTCFNDYSLGFYDLKIIDSKRGGYKELIGSGRASSDCSVYELYFDCKQDDNLSPSVSIKFIMDDRELIINETLGEMIWVDKKGVENTKQEFNLPYQSNLTDLLVKSIYDGGTCELISFEDSVVLHAEYLDKLGAIFENYDEQFRKIVPIT, encoded by the coding sequence ATGAATATTTTGATTGTTGGTGTCGGGCAGCTGGGTAGCCGGCATCTGCAAGCCCTTTCAAAGCTAGATAATAGACATAATATATATATTGTAGATACATGTAAACAAGCGATAAAAGTGGCTATAGGGCGTTATTCGGAGGTAGCAGGTGAAAAATCTGCGAACTTACATGTATCTGAAACTATGAAGGACTTAGAAGGGATTAAGGTCGAGGTCGCTATTATAGCCACAAGCGCAGCAGTTAGGCTTGAGGTTATAAAAATACTAATTAAATACGTTGATGTAAAAAACTTAGTTTTAGAGAAGGTGCTTTTCCAATCAACTGAGCAGCTTTATGAGGCTCAACAGTTGATTAAAACTAAGGGGATAAAGTCTTGGGTGAATTGTCCTCGTAGGATGTATTCACTATATAAGGGATTACATGATGAGCTTTCTGGTTGTAGATCGATCGAGGTAACCGGAGTTAATTGGGGATTAGCTTGTAATATAATTCACTTCATTGACTTGTGGCATTATTTTACGTGTTTTAATGATTACAGCTTGGGTTTTTATGATCTTAAGATTATAGACAGTAAGAGGGGAGGATATAAAGAACTAATAGGAAGTGGTAGGGCATCAAGTGATTGTAGTGTTTATGAATTGTATTTTGATTGTAAGCAGGATGATAATTTAAGCCCAAGTGTGTCAATAAAGTTTATTATGGATGATAGAGAACTGATAATTAATGAAACACTAGGGGAGATGATTTGGGTAGACAAAAAGGGTGTGGAAAATACAAAACAGGAGTTTAACCTTCCTTATCAAAGCAATCTTACCGATTTACTAGTTAAGTCAATATATGATGGTGGAACGTGTGAATTGATATCATTTGAAGATTCGGTTGTTCTGCATGCTGAATATCTAGATAAGCTCGGTGCTATATTTGAAAATTATGATGAGCAATTTCGCAAAATTGTGCCAATAACGTGA
- a CDS encoding O-antigen ligase family protein gives MFHEIKNGNMLRDLLSLTFVALCLFFVYGLSRFAFTDYAGYLLVLLVLSVFIYCALSIDGFKFVRIDAPFYLSLLFVVYLLIRLDFRYDLSIFFEQICYLVVFICSVQYAYNGGRPLIMGMGALLYLAAFMAKVSYNINETINGFNLWSGFVVFTLLPLICLYFSFFDKYGRILIFAAVLLSSMFLFLVTARVAFFCTAFFYLFFCCFSYLPTALSKSLVFLLVVMSVFLVWVYVAFPDSLVLDILNTHSLSAFNKPIYTGREVIWGELFGYISDSVWLGVCSNCNSSMLESTLMPRNLSSHNTLIEVLYRTGIVGVGLFSAILVYIWRVLCDSNKDLKVSIVAGYLLSSIIFMSSSEYLFSNVFMINLLAWYTFGLGYGFAKRSKSC, from the coding sequence ATGTTTCATGAAATAAAAAACGGTAACATGTTACGTGATTTGCTTTCTCTAACTTTTGTTGCCCTCTGTTTGTTTTTTGTTTATGGCTTGAGTCGCTTTGCTTTTACTGATTATGCAGGCTATTTGCTTGTTTTATTAGTTCTCTCTGTTTTTATATACTGTGCCTTGTCTATTGATGGTTTTAAGTTTGTCAGGATAGATGCACCTTTTTACTTGAGTCTGCTGTTTGTTGTTTATTTGTTGATAAGGCTTGACTTTAGGTATGATCTGAGTATTTTTTTCGAGCAGATTTGTTATCTTGTTGTTTTTATATGCTCTGTTCAATATGCTTATAATGGCGGGCGCCCATTAATAATGGGTATGGGGGCTTTGCTTTATCTAGCAGCCTTCATGGCAAAAGTTTCTTATAACATCAATGAAACAATAAATGGTTTCAATCTATGGAGTGGTTTTGTTGTTTTTACTCTGTTGCCATTGATATGTTTGTATTTTTCTTTTTTTGATAAGTATGGCCGAATTTTGATATTTGCTGCGGTGCTCTTAAGTAGTATGTTTCTTTTTTTGGTCACAGCTAGGGTTGCATTTTTCTGTACTGCATTTTTTTATTTGTTTTTTTGCTGTTTTAGCTATCTGCCTACAGCTTTATCTAAGTCTTTGGTTTTTTTGTTGGTTGTAATGTCAGTGTTCCTAGTTTGGGTATATGTTGCTTTTCCAGATAGCTTGGTGCTTGATATTCTGAATACACACAGTCTATCTGCTTTTAATAAACCAATTTATACCGGCCGTGAAGTGATTTGGGGGGAGTTGTTTGGGTATATAAGTGATTCAGTATGGCTTGGTGTATGTTCTAACTGTAATAGTTCTATGCTTGAGTCGACCCTTATGCCTCGTAATTTGAGTTCACATAATACACTGATTGAAGTTCTTTACCGGACAGGAATTGTTGGGGTTGGGTTGTTTTCAGCAATTTTGGTCTATATATGGCGCGTATTATGTGATTCCAATAAGGATTTGAAGGTCTCGATTGTGGCTGGCTATTTGCTGTCTAGCATTATCTTTATGTCGTCATCCGAGTACCTTTTTTCAAATGTGTTCATGATCAATTTGCTAGCATGGTATACATTTGGTCTTGGATATGGCTTTGCGAAAAGAAGTAAATCTTGTTGA
- a CDS encoding acetyltransferase gives MSNKPLIVMGGGGHASVLIDILLRQKREIMAVICPQSVAERLVYNGIRHIKNDEELTSFSCDDVRLVNGIGFTPWSKLRASISTYGRNLGFRFETVIDDSAYVSPFAEIGEGAQILTNAVVQTGTTVGEDSIVNTAAVIEHDCFIGPNNHIAPNATLCGEVVTGSNVFIGAGATVLPHIKLSQDCLVGAGMVIKKDMA, from the coding sequence TTGTCTAACAAACCGCTGATCGTGATGGGAGGTGGAGGTCATGCATCGGTTCTGATTGATATATTGCTCAGACAGAAGCGGGAAATTATGGCTGTAATATGCCCTCAATCCGTAGCAGAACGACTTGTATACAATGGTATAAGGCATATAAAGAATGATGAGGAGTTGACGAGCTTTTCTTGCGATGATGTCAGATTAGTTAACGGAATTGGCTTTACACCTTGGTCAAAATTGCGGGCTAGCATATCAACATATGGCAGAAACCTGGGTTTTAGATTTGAAACTGTTATAGATGATAGTGCCTATGTTTCTCCCTTTGCTGAAATAGGGGAAGGTGCCCAAATACTAACTAATGCAGTTGTACAAACAGGAACGACTGTAGGCGAAGATAGTATTGTGAATACCGCAGCAGTCATAGAACATGATTGTTTTATAGGGCCAAATAATCATATTGCGCCAAATGCAACACTCTGCGGAGAAGTTGTAACTGGAAGTAATGTCTTCATCGGTGCTGGTGCTACAGTTCTTCCACATATTAAACTCTCACAAGATTGCTTAGTTGGAGCCGGTATGGTCATTAAAAAGGATATGGCTTAG
- a CDS encoding PIG-L deacetylase family protein, with protein sequence MRNVLVIAPHADDESLGCGGTLLRHLKEGDSIHWLLITGMTKDEGYDDELISTRQREIQHVASCYEFSSVHELKFPPAALDSIPLGDLISAISTVVSGVEPEIIYVPYRNDAHSDHQVVFDASISSSKSFRYPFVKKVLAYETISETEFGLKPEDGGFKPNIFVDITPYIEQKIRILDIFDSEMGAFPFPRSRPVIEALATLRGAQSNCFAAEAFMLIKEII encoded by the coding sequence ATGAGAAATGTGCTGGTTATCGCTCCGCACGCAGATGATGAATCTTTGGGCTGCGGTGGGACACTACTCCGGCATCTTAAGGAGGGTGACAGTATACATTGGTTGCTCATAACCGGGATGACAAAGGATGAGGGGTATGATGATGAACTCATTTCAACGCGTCAGCGAGAAATTCAGCATGTGGCTTCCTGCTATGAATTTAGTTCAGTGCACGAGCTTAAATTTCCTCCGGCAGCATTGGACTCTATCCCGCTGGGGGACTTAATTAGCGCAATTAGTACTGTCGTCTCTGGTGTCGAGCCCGAAATTATTTATGTTCCATATCGAAATGATGCTCATAGTGATCATCAGGTTGTTTTCGATGCATCCATTTCGTCCTCTAAAAGCTTTCGTTACCCTTTTGTAAAGAAGGTCTTGGCGTATGAAACAATTTCTGAAACAGAGTTTGGTTTGAAGCCAGAGGATGGAGGGTTTAAGCCAAATATATTTGTCGATATCACGCCCTATATAGAACAGAAAATAAGAATTTTAGATATCTTTGATTCTGAGATGGGAGCGTTTCCTTTTCCGAGGAGTCGGCCTGTGATAGAAGCCTTGGCTACCTTGCGCGGGGCTCAGAGCAATTGCTTCGCTGCTGAAGCCTTTATGTTGATTAAGGAGATAATATGA
- a CDS encoding nucleotidyltransferase family protein encodes MIKQWRRVLLNADDTIREALEVLGKEALRFVLVTDSNDHLLGIVTDGDVRRGLLNGITLQDQLCKVMNKSPITAPEDASREYLVKKMNQLDILAIPLMRERQVVGVETLHHTVSEPVLKNNPVFIMAGGFGKRLRPLTDNCPKPMLLVGDKPLLEHQINRFICQGFHNFYISTHYLPEMIRNHFGDGRQFGVSIKYVHERSALGTGGALGLLPKDMPELPLIMVNGDVLTDIDYVSVLKKHDANGCDATVCVREVEHQVAYGVVETDQNKLLRMVEKPVYRYLINTGIYVLSALCVRSVKSNEKVDMPNLIERRMESGFHVGVHKSNNYWLDIGQMADYRKAQEDILELTL; translated from the coding sequence ATGATTAAGCAATGGAGGCGAGTACTTCTAAATGCCGATGACACGATTCGTGAGGCATTGGAAGTACTTGGAAAAGAAGCGTTGCGCTTTGTTTTAGTGACAGACTCAAATGACCATCTCTTAGGGATAGTAACAGACGGAGATGTTAGACGCGGGCTTTTAAATGGTATTACATTGCAAGATCAATTATGTAAAGTGATGAACAAAAGCCCAATTACGGCACCAGAAGATGCGTCGCGTGAATACCTTGTTAAAAAAATGAATCAACTGGATATCTTGGCAATTCCTCTAATGCGGGAAAGACAAGTAGTAGGTGTAGAGACGCTGCATCATACAGTAAGTGAGCCGGTATTAAAAAATAATCCAGTGTTCATAATGGCTGGAGGGTTTGGTAAGAGACTCAGACCATTAACAGACAACTGCCCCAAACCAATGTTATTAGTCGGTGATAAACCTTTATTGGAACATCAGATTAATCGTTTTATTTGTCAGGGCTTCCATAACTTTTATATATCAACCCACTATTTACCTGAAATGATAAGAAATCATTTTGGCGATGGGCGTCAATTTGGTGTGTCAATTAAATATGTTCATGAACGCTCAGCATTAGGAACGGGTGGTGCATTAGGTTTGCTCCCGAAAGATATGCCTGAATTGCCATTGATAATGGTTAATGGTGACGTGTTAACAGATATTGATTATGTGTCAGTATTGAAAAAACATGACGCTAATGGATGCGATGCTACTGTATGTGTTAGAGAAGTAGAGCATCAAGTTGCATACGGGGTTGTTGAAACAGATCAAAATAAATTATTGAGGATGGTAGAAAAGCCTGTTTACAGGTATTTAATTAATACCGGTATATATGTATTAAGTGCTCTCTGTGTTCGATCTGTAAAATCAAATGAAAAAGTTGATATGCCAAATTTAATAGAAAGGCGTATGGAATCTGGCTTTCATGTAGGTGTGCACAAAAGTAATAATTATTGGTTAGATATAGGTCAAATGGCGGATTACAGGAAAGCGCAGGAAGATATATTGGAGTTGACTTTATGA
- the neuB gene encoding N-acetylneuraminate synthase, producing MKVEIIAEAGVNHNGDESLAFKLVEAASFAGADVVKFQTFKAEKLVTPEAEQAAYQIENTQKKESQLSMLSRLELSYEAHHRLLSRCNELGIEFLSTAFDSDSLRFLANDLGLKRLKIPSGELTNAPLLLEHARTGCDLIVSTGMSMLSEIEAALGVIAYGYISKEKDKPSQEAFELAYLSEEGREALRQKVTILHCTTEYPAPLSEINLNTMNTLRQAFNLPVGLSDHSEGINVPIAAVAKGATLIEKHFTLDRGMEGPDHKASLNPEQLRAMIHGVREVETALGNRMKLPSVSELQNRMVVRKSLVAVAPINCGESFTKENIAIMRPGNGISPYMYWDIIGTTAKRNFQAGDLIIV from the coding sequence ATGAAGGTTGAGATAATAGCAGAAGCAGGAGTTAATCATAATGGTGACGAGAGCTTAGCATTTAAGCTTGTTGAGGCTGCCAGTTTTGCTGGAGCTGATGTTGTAAAGTTTCAAACGTTCAAGGCTGAGAAGCTGGTGACTCCTGAGGCCGAGCAGGCTGCTTATCAAATAGAGAACACACAGAAAAAAGAGTCTCAGTTGTCAATGCTATCCAGGCTTGAGCTATCGTATGAAGCACATCACCGCCTGCTTAGTAGATGTAATGAACTAGGTATTGAATTTTTATCAACCGCTTTTGATTCAGATAGTTTAAGATTTTTAGCTAATGATCTTGGCTTAAAGCGCCTAAAAATACCTTCGGGGGAACTGACCAATGCTCCACTTCTTTTGGAGCATGCAAGAACTGGCTGTGACTTAATAGTTTCTACTGGTATGTCGATGTTATCAGAAATTGAAGCAGCTTTAGGGGTGATTGCATATGGTTATATTAGTAAGGAAAAAGACAAGCCGTCACAAGAGGCATTTGAGCTTGCATACCTGTCGGAGGAAGGAAGGGAGGCTCTAAGGCAAAAAGTTACCATTTTGCACTGTACAACTGAGTACCCTGCCCCTTTGAGCGAAATTAATCTGAATACAATGAACACATTGCGTCAGGCTTTTAATCTGCCAGTAGGTTTATCTGATCATAGTGAAGGGATCAACGTACCAATCGCAGCAGTTGCTAAGGGAGCGACGTTAATCGAAAAGCATTTTACCCTTGACAGGGGTATGGAAGGTCCTGATCACAAAGCTTCATTAAACCCAGAGCAGTTGAGGGCAATGATACATGGCGTTAGAGAAGTGGAGACGGCTTTGGGGAATAGGATGAAATTACCTAGCGTCTCAGAATTACAGAACAGGATGGTAGTGAGAAAAAGTTTAGTAGCAGTGGCACCAATCAATTGCGGTGAGTCTTTTACTAAAGAAAATATAGCGATAATGAGACCCGGAAATGGAATCTCTCCTTACATGTACTGGGATATCATTGGAACCACTGCAAAAAGAAATTTTCAAGCTGGGGATTTGATCATTGTCTAA